One segment of Rosa chinensis cultivar Old Blush chromosome 6, RchiOBHm-V2, whole genome shotgun sequence DNA contains the following:
- the LOC112171747 gene encoding uncharacterized protein LOC112171747 produces MKIFNRFRKIIMKLLFSIPSPSATTQHGMSSSTPRKRNSTSCDRFEPPKTSCSSYYSSHSHYNEAISDCIEFFNKSSQEDHEAGGMISDDPDQSGCHMV; encoded by the coding sequence ATGAAAATCTTCAATCGTTTCCGAAAAATTATAATGAAACTTCTGTTTTCCATCCCCTCACCATCAGCAACTACACAGCATGGAATGAGTAGCAGTACTCCCAGGAAAAGAAACAGCACTAGCTGTGACAGATTTGAGCCCCCAAAGACTTCATGCAGTTCGTATTACTCTTCTCATTCGCATTACAACGAGGCCATCTCTGACTGCATCGAGTTCTTTAACAAGTCTAGCCAAGAGGATCATGAAGCCGGAGGGATGATTTCGGATGATCCAGATCAGTCCGGCTGCCATATGGTTTGA
- the LOC112172625 gene encoding WEB family protein At1g75720 isoform X1 — protein sequence MMKRAEIDTRQPFRSVKEAVALFGERVLAGEVYATKLKQLQDGASENRHGTSKVGTVTAELEETKQNLQKAKQESELMETCLSSLKQELDRTKRELQQLKEREYDKHFIESDEIEDVKIVEDDRSAKIESKNSTRRNNVADMDDEGLEFQKKRYVTFAHPPSVAKVMIPQGGADVEKLERHSSSIKKKKKKPLIPLIAGIFSKKKGSHPVAYA from the exons atgatgaagagggcGGAGATCGATACAAGGCAACCGTTCCGGTCAGTGAAGGAAGCTGTTGCACTGTTCGGTGAAAGAGTTCTTGCCGGAGAGGTTTATGCCACCAAGCTCAAACAG CTGCAGGATGGAGCAAGTGAAAATAGGCATGGCACATCGAAAGTTGGAACTGTAACAGCTGAGCTAGAGGAGACAAAGCAGAACCTCCAAAAAGCCAAACAGGAAAGTGAGCTAATGGAAACTTGCCTTTCTTCTCTGAAACAAGAGCTTGATCGGACGAAGAGAGAGCTGCAGCAACTCAAGGAGAGGGAATATGACAAACACTTTATAGAATCCGATGAGATTGAAGACGTTAAGATTGTTGAAGATGATCGTTCAGCCAAAATCGAAAGCAAAAACAGCACACGAAGAAACAATGTAGCTGACATGGATGATGAAGGACTTGAATTCCAAAAGAAGAGATATGTGACATTTGCACACCCACCTTCTGTGGCTAAAGTAATGATTCCACAAGGTGGTGCTGATGTTGAGAAATTGGAAAGGCATTCATCATcaattaagaagaagaaaaagaagccatTGATTCCTCTAATTGCAGGTATCTTTtcgaagaagaaaggaagccaTCCAGTAGCCTATGCTTGA
- the LOC112172625 gene encoding WEB family protein At1g75720 isoform X2 encodes MMKRAEIDTRQPFRSVKEAVALFGERVLAGEVYATKLKQDGASENRHGTSKVGTVTAELEETKQNLQKAKQESELMETCLSSLKQELDRTKRELQQLKEREYDKHFIESDEIEDVKIVEDDRSAKIESKNSTRRNNVADMDDEGLEFQKKRYVTFAHPPSVAKVMIPQGGADVEKLERHSSSIKKKKKKPLIPLIAGIFSKKKGSHPVAYA; translated from the exons atgatgaagagggcGGAGATCGATACAAGGCAACCGTTCCGGTCAGTGAAGGAAGCTGTTGCACTGTTCGGTGAAAGAGTTCTTGCCGGAGAGGTTTATGCCACCAAGCTCAAACAG GATGGAGCAAGTGAAAATAGGCATGGCACATCGAAAGTTGGAACTGTAACAGCTGAGCTAGAGGAGACAAAGCAGAACCTCCAAAAAGCCAAACAGGAAAGTGAGCTAATGGAAACTTGCCTTTCTTCTCTGAAACAAGAGCTTGATCGGACGAAGAGAGAGCTGCAGCAACTCAAGGAGAGGGAATATGACAAACACTTTATAGAATCCGATGAGATTGAAGACGTTAAGATTGTTGAAGATGATCGTTCAGCCAAAATCGAAAGCAAAAACAGCACACGAAGAAACAATGTAGCTGACATGGATGATGAAGGACTTGAATTCCAAAAGAAGAGATATGTGACATTTGCACACCCACCTTCTGTGGCTAAAGTAATGATTCCACAAGGTGGTGCTGATGTTGAGAAATTGGAAAGGCATTCATCATcaattaagaagaagaaaaagaagccatTGATTCCTCTAATTGCAGGTATCTTTtcgaagaagaaaggaagccaTCCAGTAGCCTATGCTTGA
- the LOC112174711 gene encoding hexokinase-2, chloroplastic — MSVTAATSPSVGSFHPSCRRSTRLAALPRFRMSVRSAAVSVTPLVTELRKDCTTPLPLLRHVADAMAADMRAGLAVEGGSDLKMILSYVDSLPTGNEKGLFYALDLGGTNFRVLRVQLGGKEERVIATEFDQVPIPKDLMFGTSEELFDFIASGLAQFAQNEGNKFHLPTGTKREIGFTFSFPVKQTAVDSGILIKWTKGFSVSGTAGRDVVACLNEAMERLGLDMRVSALVNDTVGTLAGARYWDDDVMVAVILGTGTNACYVERVDAIPKLQDHASSGSTIINTEWGAFSKGLPLTEFDRDMDAASINPGEQIFEKTISGMYLGEIVRRVLLKMAEADALFGDSILEKLSTPFVLGTPDLCAMQQDTSDDLQDVGSILYNVAGVESNPSARKIVVEVCDTIVKRGGRLAGAGIVGILQKMEEDSKGVIFGKRTVVAMDGGLYENYPQYRTYLSEAVTELLGDDSAKNVVIEHSKDGSGIGAALLAAANSKYHSHDS, encoded by the exons ATGTCAGTTACAGCTGCCACGTCACCGTCGGTCGGATCCTTCCACCCATCATGTCGCCGATCAACGAGGCTGGCGGCCCTCCCTCGATTCAGGATGAGCGTCCGATCTGCTGCCGTTTCTGTCACTCCTCTGGTGACTGAGTTACGCAAGGACTGTACAACTCCTCTGCCCCTGCTGCGCCACGTGGCGGACGCCATGGCCGCCGACATGCGCGCTGGTCTCGCCGTGGAAGGCGGGAGTGATCTCAAGATGATACTCAGCTACGTTGATAGCCTCCCGACTGG GAATGAGAAGGGCTTGTTTTATGCATTGGATCTTGGAGGCACGAACTTCAGGGTGCTGAGAGTACAACTAGGAGGCAAGGAAGAGCGTGTGATCGCCACTGAATTCGACCAAGTTCCGATCCCCAAGGATCTTATGTTTGGCACTTCCGAG GAACTATTTGATTTTATTGCTTCTGGATTGGCACAATTTGCACAAAATGAGGGTAACAAGTTTCACCTCCCAACTGGTACGAAGAGAGAGATTGGATTCACATTTTCATTCCCTGTGAAGCAGACCGCAGTTGACTCTGGCATACTAATTAAATGGACAAAGGGCTTTTCAGTCTCTGGAACG GCAGGAAGAGATGTAGTTGCTTGTTTGAATGAGGCTATGGAAAGGCTAGGATTAGATATGCGTGTGTCTGCCCTG GTTAATGATACTGTTGGAACATTAGCTGGAGCAAGATACTGGGATGATGATGTCATGGTTGCTGTCATTTTAGGCACTGGAACCAATGCTTGCTATGTTGAGCGCGTTGATGCAATTCCTAAACTACAGGATCATGCTTCTTCTGGCTCAACA ATTATTAACACCGAGTGGGGAGCATTCTCAAAAGGTCTTCCTTTAACAGAATTTGATAGAGATATGGATGCTGCTAGCATCAACCCCGGTGAGCAG ATCTTTGAGAAAACAATCTCTGGAATGTATCTTGGTGAAATTGTAAGAAGAGTACTACTGAAGATGGCTGAAGCAGACGCGCTTTTTGGTGATTCTATCCTAGAAAAACTATCAACACCTTTTGTACTCGG GACCCCAGATCTTTGTGCTATGCAGCAGGATACGTCTGATGATCTTCAAGATGTTGGATCAATCCTATACAATGTAGCAGGG GTCGAGTCCAATCCAAGTGCAAGAAAGATTGTGGTGGAGGTATGTGACACCATTGTGAAGCGAGGCGGGCGCTTAGCTGGTGCAGGAATAGTAGGGATACTGCAAAAGATGGAGGAGGATTCGAAAGGTGTCATCTTTGGCAAGAGAACGGTTGTCGCCATGGATGGAGGCTTGTATGAGAACTACCCTCAATACAGAACATATCTCAGTGAGGCTGTCACCGAGCTTCTAGGGGATGATAGTGCAAAGAATGTTGTGATAGAGCATTCAAAAGATGGGTCTGGTATAGGGGCTGCTCTTTTGGCTGCTGCAAATTCCAAGTATCATAGCCATGACTCTTAG
- the LOC112171859 gene encoding AP-2 complex subunit sigma — protein sequence MIRFILLQNRQGKTRLAKYYVPLEDSEKHKVEYEVHRLVVNRDPKFTNFVEFRTHKVIYRRYAGLFFSLCVDITDNELAYLECIHLFVEILDHFFSNVCELDLVFNFHKVYLILDEFILAGELQETSKKAIIERMGELEKLE from the exons ATG ATCCGGTTCATCTTGTTACAGAACCGGCAGGGCAAGACCCGTTTAGCTAAGTACTACGTTCCTCTCGAGGATTCCGAGAAGCACAAGGTCGAGTACGAG GTTCATCGTTTGGTGGTCAACAGAGATCCCAAGTTCACCAATTTCGTTGAG TTCCGCACACACAAGGTGATCTACAGGCGATATGCCGGGTTGTTTTTCTCACTTTGTGTTGATATAACTGATAATGAGCTGGCCTATTTGGAATGCATTCATCTATTCGTCGAGATTTTGGATCATTTCTTCAGCAACGTTTGCGAGCTTGATTTGGTCTTCAACTTTCACAAG GTCTATCTGATACTTGACGAGTTCATTCTTGCTGGAGAGCTCCAAGAAACAAGCAAGAAG GCGATTATAGAGAGAATGGGGGAACTGGAAAAGCTGGAGTGA